One part of the Vitis riparia cultivar Riparia Gloire de Montpellier isolate 1030 chromosome 6, EGFV_Vit.rip_1.0, whole genome shotgun sequence genome encodes these proteins:
- the LOC117915609 gene encoding uncharacterized protein LOC117915609 isoform X1, with amino-acid sequence MIGHPKPHLGLALISIFLIAASATPLSIAPTPPKPSVYDILTQFGLPRGLLPDSVKSYSLSENGEFVVNLEGSCYIQFDYSVYYEASITGTLKYGSITNLKGIEVQRFFMWFDVDEIKVDLPPSDSIYFLVGFINKKLDVQQFQTIRSCGKGVSVSCRDHSKQVLQQLPDEVDEIQKLMAE; translated from the exons ATGATCGGACACCCAAAACCTCATCTGGGCCTCGCCCTAATCTCAATTTTCCTCATCGCAGCCTCTGCAACTCCGCTCTCCATCGCCCCAACCCCGCCAAAACCCTCAGTCTACGATATCCTCACGCAGTTCGGCCTCCCAAGGGGGCTCCTCCCAGACTCCGTCAAATCCTATTCCCTCTCCGAAAATGGCGAATTCGTGGTCAATTTGGAGGGCTCGTGTTACATACAATTCGATTACTCGGTCTACTACGAAGCTTCGATCACCGGCACTCTCAAGTACGGCTCCATCACCAATCTGAAGGGGATCGAGGTCCAGAGATTCTTCATGTGGTTCGATGTTGACGAGATCAAAGTTGATCTGCCCCCCTCCGATAGTATATATTTTCTGGTGGGGTTTATCAACAAGAAGCTCGATGTTCAGCAGTTTCAAACCATTCGTTCTTGCGGCAAGGGAGTCTCTGTTTCTTGCCGTGATCATTCCAAACAAGTTCTTCAG CAGCTCCCCGATGAGGTAGATGAAATCCAGAAGCTAATGGCGGAATAG
- the LOC117915609 gene encoding uncharacterized protein LOC117915609 isoform X2, with translation MIGHPKPHLGLALISIFLIAASATPLSIAPTPPKPSVYDILTQFGLPRGLLPDSVKSYSLSENGEFVVNLEGSCYIQFDYSVYYEASITGTLKYGSITNLKGIEVQRFFMWFDVDEIKVDLPPSDSIYFLVGFINKKLDVQQFQTIRSCGKGVSVSCRDHSKQVLQLPDEVDEIQKLMAE, from the exons ATGATCGGACACCCAAAACCTCATCTGGGCCTCGCCCTAATCTCAATTTTCCTCATCGCAGCCTCTGCAACTCCGCTCTCCATCGCCCCAACCCCGCCAAAACCCTCAGTCTACGATATCCTCACGCAGTTCGGCCTCCCAAGGGGGCTCCTCCCAGACTCCGTCAAATCCTATTCCCTCTCCGAAAATGGCGAATTCGTGGTCAATTTGGAGGGCTCGTGTTACATACAATTCGATTACTCGGTCTACTACGAAGCTTCGATCACCGGCACTCTCAAGTACGGCTCCATCACCAATCTGAAGGGGATCGAGGTCCAGAGATTCTTCATGTGGTTCGATGTTGACGAGATCAAAGTTGATCTGCCCCCCTCCGATAGTATATATTTTCTGGTGGGGTTTATCAACAAGAAGCTCGATGTTCAGCAGTTTCAAACCATTCGTTCTTGCGGCAAGGGAGTCTCTGTTTCTTGCCGTGATCATTCCAAACAAGTTCTTCAG CTCCCCGATGAGGTAGATGAAATCCAGAAGCTAATGGCGGAATAG